A DNA window from Zingiber officinale cultivar Zhangliang chromosome 3A, Zo_v1.1, whole genome shotgun sequence contains the following coding sequences:
- the LOC122052338 gene encoding probable receptor-like protein kinase At1g30570 isoform X1: MAMLARGEARCVMVGLQMDANGKELLEWAINRVTKQGDSIVAVNVCRDSDLKNTITTLSLVAMLRDFLVAYEGACNLKKVSLVGRVVRGKSIRKVLVNEAKLCAATDIVVGANTHISMGGSALVAKYCAKKLPPAISVITVQDGQVIFEKKATLEKASARGPKPRRLRNILYKGLSMQQSIAKPTPNAEKEAVEESRKPLNYDFKNDEDDEAISNAKNHVREEIRADTQTSITVFVRQLPQPVIGWPLLRKAVQENIAEKKADGDRRLSVVQWAMALPDRNFSSVQPLFQLTKELMTILDKNNSSCKWFHYEELLSSTNQFSSENLIGKGGTGLVYRGKLGSGKEVAIKLLQLSTESSRDFLQEVDIVTKLDHQHVVSLLGICVQKNNLISIFKYFVNGSLEEILCGKNVEQPLPWDTRTKVAMGIAEALNYLHHGPQTVIHRDVKSSNILLDDKFEPQLSDFGLAIWAHKTSKYLAQNDIVGTFGYLAPEYFMYGKASHKIDVYAFGVVLLELITGRMAINDNNPKGQESLVMWATQVIENGNLMDLLDPKLDTNYDKDQMRRMILAASLCITRIPLLRPAIDKICSLLQGEDDIEKWICSQKDSMSDMVDWLDEEIYPPCSIGSLALINMDHNASVIGCEQRQLGSWQEYLRGRWSRSSSFN, from the exons ATGGCTATGTTGGCGAGAGGAGAGGCAAGGTGTGTGATGGTGGGTCTGCAGATGGATGCCAATGGCAAGGAATTACTTGAGTGGGCAATCAACAGAGTTACCAAACAAGGCGACAGCATTGTCGCAGTGAATGTCTGCAGAGATTCCG ATCTGAAAAACACCATCACCACTCTGTCCCTAGTAGCCATGCTACGAGACTTTCTGGTAGCATATGAAGGCGCCTGCAATCTTAAGAAA GTTTCCCTTGTTGGTCGGGTTGTTCGGGGTAAGTCGattcggaaagtcctagtgaatgaggCCAAACTTTGTGCTGCCACGGACATAGTCGTCGGAGCAAACACGCATATCTCAATGGG GGGCTCTGCCTTAGTTGCTAAGTACTGTGCCAAGAAGCTACCTCCTGCCATTTCCGTAATAACAGTTCAAGATGGACAAGTCATCTTTGAAAAGAAAGCCACTCTCGAAAAAGCATCTGCAA GAGGACCAAAACCCCGACGTCTTCGAAATATTCTATATAAAGGTCTTAGTATGCAGCAGAGCATAGCCAAACCCACACCGAATGCTGAAAAAGAGGCTGTTGAAGAATCTCGGAAACCATTGAATTATGATTTCAAAAATGATGAAGATGATGAGGCAATCTCAAATGCCAAAAATCATGTCCGTGAGGAAATAAGAGCAGATACTCAAACTTCCATCACTGTGTTCGTCAGACAGTTGCCACAGCCTGTGATAGGTTGGCCTCTACTGCGAAAAGCAGTGCAAGAAAACATTGCTGAGAAGAAGGCCGATGGTGATCGAAGATTGTCAGTCGTCCAATGGGCCATGGCTTTACCTGATAGGAATTTCTCATCAGTCCAACCACTGTTTCAGCTTACCAAGGAATTGATGACAATCCTCGACAAGAATAACTCAAGTTGCAAATGGTTTCATTACGAGGAACTCCTGAGTTCAACTAATCAGTTCTCTTCAG AAAATTTGATAGGCAAAGGAGGAACTGGCCTAGTATACAGAGGCAAGCTTGGGAGTGGGAAAGAGGTTGCTATAAAGTTATTACAACTGTCTACAGAATCATCAAGGGATTTCCTTCAGGAGGTTGatatagttactaagctagatcACCAACATGTAGTCTCATTATTAGGCATTTGCGTACAGAAGAACAATCTTATTTCCATATTCAAGTATTTTGTTAATGGAAGTTTAGAGGAAATTTTATGTG GAAAAAATGTCGAACAGCCACTACCTTGGGACACAAGAACCAAAGTGGCAATGGGGATTGCGGAGGCTCTCAACTATCTTCATCATGGTCCTCAAACAGTAATCCACAGAGATGTGAAATCTTCAAACATTCTTCTTGATGACAAATTTGAACCTCAG TTATCTGATTTTGGCTTAGCTATTTGGGCTCATAAAACATCAAAGTACCTTGCACAAAATGACATCGTTGGAACTTTCGG ATACCTTGCACCTGAGTACTTCATGTATGGAAAAGCAAGCCATAAGATTGATGTCTATGCTTTTGGCGTTGTTCTACTGGAATTAATAACAGGAAGAATGGCCATCAATGACAACAATCCTAAAGGTCAAGAAAGTTTGGTGATGTGG GCGACACAAGTTATTGAGAATGGAAATTTGATGGATCTACTGGATCCCAAACTTGACACCAACTATGATAAAGACCAGATGAGAAGAATGATCTTAGCTGCATCTCTTTGCATAACAAGGATACCTCTATTACGACCTGCAATCGACAAG ATATGCAGCCTTTTACAAGGAGAAGATGACATTGAGAAATGGATATGCAGCCAGAAAGATTCAATGTCAGATATGGTAGATTGGCTTGATGAAGAAATTTATCCACCTTGTAGTATTGGATCACTTGCATTGATCAACATGGACCACAATGCATCAGTGATAGGCTGTGAACAACGTCAGCTTGGTTCCTGGCAGGAATATCTCCGAGGTCGATGGAGTCGTTCTTCTAGTTTTAATTAG
- the LOC122052338 gene encoding receptor-like cytosolic serine/threonine-protein kinase RBK1 isoform X2, with amino-acid sequence MGGSALVAKYCAKKLPPAISVITVQDGQVIFEKKATLEKASARGPKPRRLRNILYKGLSMQQSIAKPTPNAEKEAVEESRKPLNYDFKNDEDDEAISNAKNHVREEIRADTQTSITVFVRQLPQPVIGWPLLRKAVQENIAEKKADGDRRLSVVQWAMALPDRNFSSVQPLFQLTKELMTILDKNNSSCKWFHYEELLSSTNQFSSENLIGKGGTGLVYRGKLGSGKEVAIKLLQLSTESSRDFLQEVDIVTKLDHQHVVSLLGICVQKNNLISIFKYFVNGSLEEILCGKNVEQPLPWDTRTKVAMGIAEALNYLHHGPQTVIHRDVKSSNILLDDKFEPQLSDFGLAIWAHKTSKYLAQNDIVGTFGYLAPEYFMYGKASHKIDVYAFGVVLLELITGRMAINDNNPKGQESLVMWATQVIENGNLMDLLDPKLDTNYDKDQMRRMILAASLCITRIPLLRPAIDKICSLLQGEDDIEKWICSQKDSMSDMVDWLDEEIYPPCSIGSLALINMDHNASVIGCEQRQLGSWQEYLRGRWSRSSSFN; translated from the exons ATGGG GGGCTCTGCCTTAGTTGCTAAGTACTGTGCCAAGAAGCTACCTCCTGCCATTTCCGTAATAACAGTTCAAGATGGACAAGTCATCTTTGAAAAGAAAGCCACTCTCGAAAAAGCATCTGCAA GAGGACCAAAACCCCGACGTCTTCGAAATATTCTATATAAAGGTCTTAGTATGCAGCAGAGCATAGCCAAACCCACACCGAATGCTGAAAAAGAGGCTGTTGAAGAATCTCGGAAACCATTGAATTATGATTTCAAAAATGATGAAGATGATGAGGCAATCTCAAATGCCAAAAATCATGTCCGTGAGGAAATAAGAGCAGATACTCAAACTTCCATCACTGTGTTCGTCAGACAGTTGCCACAGCCTGTGATAGGTTGGCCTCTACTGCGAAAAGCAGTGCAAGAAAACATTGCTGAGAAGAAGGCCGATGGTGATCGAAGATTGTCAGTCGTCCAATGGGCCATGGCTTTACCTGATAGGAATTTCTCATCAGTCCAACCACTGTTTCAGCTTACCAAGGAATTGATGACAATCCTCGACAAGAATAACTCAAGTTGCAAATGGTTTCATTACGAGGAACTCCTGAGTTCAACTAATCAGTTCTCTTCAG AAAATTTGATAGGCAAAGGAGGAACTGGCCTAGTATACAGAGGCAAGCTTGGGAGTGGGAAAGAGGTTGCTATAAAGTTATTACAACTGTCTACAGAATCATCAAGGGATTTCCTTCAGGAGGTTGatatagttactaagctagatcACCAACATGTAGTCTCATTATTAGGCATTTGCGTACAGAAGAACAATCTTATTTCCATATTCAAGTATTTTGTTAATGGAAGTTTAGAGGAAATTTTATGTG GAAAAAATGTCGAACAGCCACTACCTTGGGACACAAGAACCAAAGTGGCAATGGGGATTGCGGAGGCTCTCAACTATCTTCATCATGGTCCTCAAACAGTAATCCACAGAGATGTGAAATCTTCAAACATTCTTCTTGATGACAAATTTGAACCTCAG TTATCTGATTTTGGCTTAGCTATTTGGGCTCATAAAACATCAAAGTACCTTGCACAAAATGACATCGTTGGAACTTTCGG ATACCTTGCACCTGAGTACTTCATGTATGGAAAAGCAAGCCATAAGATTGATGTCTATGCTTTTGGCGTTGTTCTACTGGAATTAATAACAGGAAGAATGGCCATCAATGACAACAATCCTAAAGGTCAAGAAAGTTTGGTGATGTGG GCGACACAAGTTATTGAGAATGGAAATTTGATGGATCTACTGGATCCCAAACTTGACACCAACTATGATAAAGACCAGATGAGAAGAATGATCTTAGCTGCATCTCTTTGCATAACAAGGATACCTCTATTACGACCTGCAATCGACAAG ATATGCAGCCTTTTACAAGGAGAAGATGACATTGAGAAATGGATATGCAGCCAGAAAGATTCAATGTCAGATATGGTAGATTGGCTTGATGAAGAAATTTATCCACCTTGTAGTATTGGATCACTTGCATTGATCAACATGGACCACAATGCATCAGTGATAGGCTGTGAACAACGTCAGCTTGGTTCCTGGCAGGAATATCTCCGAGGTCGATGGAGTCGTTCTTCTAGTTTTAATTAG